A single window of Sphaerodactylus townsendi isolate TG3544 linkage group LG05, MPM_Stown_v2.3, whole genome shotgun sequence DNA harbors:
- the LOC125433407 gene encoding transcription initiation factor TFIID subunit 4-like: protein MAAGSDLLDEVFLNAEVDEKVVSDLVGSLESQLAASGHHRQHHKAQEPLRAAGALLGNHVGSSGGGGSSSSSPSPSPGGGGGGGGAGGNANVQTESPGGGTTTTGNPPAKMGLAGPEITKPGAGPCKGVLSIITPGPRAPVWTGPPPPASVLLPESKADLRLLLPQGPSARANQWSSAPWQQLCRRGMGKLGPRPCRL, encoded by the exons ATGGCGGCGGGCTCGGATCTGCTGGACGAGGTCTTCCTGAACGCCGAGGTGGACGAGAAGGTGGTGAGCGACCTGGTCGGCTCCCTGGAGTCCCAGCTGGCCGCCTCGGGCCACCACCGCCAGCACCACAAGGCGCAGGAGCCCCTCAGGGCCGCGGGCGCGCTGTTGGGGAACCATGttggcagcagcggcggcggcggcagcagcagcagcagcccgagCCCGAGccctggaggaggtggaggaggaggaggagcaggaggcaaTGCTAATGTCCAAACAGAGAGCCCCGGCGGCGGCACCACCACCACCGGCAACCCCCCCGCCAAGATGGGGCTGGCGGGCCCCGAGATCACCAAGCCAG GAGCTGGGCCGTGCAAGGGAGTGTTATCAATCATAACACCCGGTCCCAGGGCCCCAGTCTGGACGGGGCCACCACCACCAGCGTCAGTGCTGCTGCCGGAGTCCAAAGCGGATCTGAGGCTGCTGTTGCCCCAGGGACCCTCAGCCAGGGCAAATCAGTGGTCATCAGCACCATGGCAACAGCTCTGTCGACGAGGAATGGGAAAATTGGGACCACGGCCGTGCAGACTCTGA